The genomic stretch GGTGACGGGCTACGGGGAGGCGAACCCCTTGGTCCCGAACAAGGACGAGCCCAGCCGCGAGCAAAACCGCCGCGTTCAGATCTTCGTCGAGGCGGTGCAGAAGTAGCCCCATTTAGGCCAATGCCATCTTGAATCGGGCCCCGGATTCCGCCATGCGCGAATCCGGGGCTTTTTTTTGCGGTCACCCCCGATAGAAAAATACTTTGACTCTATAGGTCATGTCCCTAAAATGGCCGCACTTAAGCCGATTCGCCAAAAATCTGTCCATAAATATTCCATTCTTTGGGAGGCCTCCCATGTCGAAACTTCCCTACCTATTGTCCGCGGTGCTTTTATGCGCCATGACGCAAACCTCATCGGCGCAGACCTTTCGCAACGGCGACGTCTCGGAAGAGTCGCGCGTGGTTTCACCTCCGCTCAATCAGTCCATCGAAGAAGAATTCAATCCCCAAAGCGTCACCTGCGGGCAGTTCAACGACGACGACGGCGACGGCCAGCCGACGGACGACGATTTCTTCGATTGCGCCACGCTTCAGGCCCAGTTGCCCTTCGCCAGCCCGGCGCCTTCCGAGTCGAATCTCTGCATCCTGATCAACCAGGCCGTGGAGAACAACTCCCCCAACCAATTCACCGACGGCTACGCCCAGACCCTCGGGGCGAATATCATCGGCGTGCAGACCACCAGCGGCAGCCTGCGCTCGGGCACACTCAACGGTTCTGGCTTCAACGACTTGGTCGGCTTGCTCGCGGGACCCCGCAGCTCGATTTCTTTGCCGTTGCGCACGGCGGCCAACGCAGATTTCGTCACCCCCACCGGCGACGATTGCACGGTGGTGAACCCCGTGGCGGGCGCCGCAACCGATGCGGACTGGCAGGTCGTCGCCATTTCGGAGCAAGGCGCGTTGCAAGATGAAGGCGAACGCGGCATGGAGCTTTTTGACTGCGACGGCGACGGGGACCTGGACTCGGTGACGGCGGTGTCGAACGCCGGCGACCAGAATTTCTACATCAACGTCAATCTTAACGCCGGTTCCGGGCTGGTTTCGGGGCCCAATCAATTCTTCACCCAACAGACGATCGGCACCGACGAGAGCCGGCCCTCGGTGCTGGATTTCGAAGATTTCAACGGCGACGGTATCTTGGACGTCGCCGTCGCCAACGACGGCGACGATACCGATTCGCTGGCGATCTGCTATGGGGACGGTACCTTGGACGATTGCAGCTTTACTTGCAATGTCCAGGTCGACCTGGAGGCCGTGACCGGTTTTAGCGCCGATCCCACCTCCCTCGAGGCCGCCGATTTCGACGGCGACGGCAATCCCGACGTCGCGATCGTGCTTCCGGACTCCGATTCCCTCGGCTACTTT from Deltaproteobacteria bacterium PRO3 encodes the following:
- a CDS encoding VCBS repeat-containing protein, coding for MSLKWPHLSRFAKNLSINIPFFGRPPMSKLPYLLSAVLLCAMTQTSSAQTFRNGDVSEESRVVSPPLNQSIEEEFNPQSVTCGQFNDDDGDGQPTDDDFFDCATLQAQLPFASPAPSESNLCILINQAVENNSPNQFTDGYAQTLGANIIGVQTTSGSLRSGTLNGSGFNDLVGLLAGPRSSISLPLRTAANADFVTPTGDDCTVVNPVAGAATDADWQVVAISEQGALQDEGERGMELFDCDGDGDLDSVTAVSNAGDQNFYINVNLNAGSGLVSGPNQFFTQQTIGTDESRPSVLDFEDFNGDGILDVAVANDGDDTDSLAICYGDGTLDDCSFTCNVQVDLEAVTGFSADPTSLEAADFDGDGNPDVAIVLPDSDSLGYFFNNGSGAATGPNFSAAASQLIDTLPPSNNAPYAVVSGLFNLDDVPDAAVTNGGPSFFPVVPITFLKGGTQSVPGNVVVINSDGAGGFLPVEPLSLPVSTVAGIPFANPDAIEAKDFDHCGGDDIVALAEGPLNANEVSKYAAFWYNVDEPPVVTAVTPLTGDVDEVIPVTATCSDPTDDDRSFTWTIVGPAGSTSSITPSSGALTGTAVDIAGNFQGDTPGDYTLTLSCVSCDLSATTTVLITLNQQTLFTQGGCLASLTPNGGSNMKWSYALLLAVPMILALRRLGRKGAIGLVVAATLLGFAVPASALTTSFSVNTF